In Vigna unguiculata cultivar IT97K-499-35 chromosome 3, ASM411807v1, whole genome shotgun sequence, a single genomic region encodes these proteins:
- the LOC114179438 gene encoding protein trichome birefringence-like 2 — MHVLFSVKRLAFSDPFLPHRRRLFSWFSLGVVASLVLLSLFILGKSLRVPKVAVFVPQLNTIGANSSLASCPFLPFNTSHSSSSGSSTSNSSKSDEYKNPVKIIKEGSAVVVDGTNGVNHVLDETKSVKGLENYSFSSYLLSESSSKGKQEGDLVGKNNSRNATVTHYEKMQDGSHEECDIFDGKWVRDESKPYYPLGSCPHIDRDFNCHRNGRPDAEYVKWRWQPYGCKIPSLNATDFLERLRGQRLVFVGDSLNRNMWESLVCILRESIRNKKRVFEISGRSEFKKKGVYSFRFEDYNCSVDFVASPFIVQESTFKSKNGSFETLRLDLMDMTKTRYQDANIIVFNTGHWWTHDKTSKGEDYYQEGNHVHARLKVLDAYTRALTTWAKWVDRKINANQTRVFFRGYSVTHFWGGQWNSGGQCHKETEPILNETYLQKYPSKMRALESVIQHMKTPVVYMNISRLTDYRKDGHPSVYRKEYKKSMDQNSTALFEDCSHWCLPGVPDTWNELLYVSLLKYGTGNWKS; from the exons ATGCATGTTCTTTTCTCTGTGAAGAGACTCGCCTTCTCTGATCCCTTTTTGCCACACAGAAGAAGACTTTTTTCTTGGTTCAGTTTAGGTGTTGTAGCTTCTCTTGTTTTGTTGTCCCTCTTCATTCTTGGAAAATCCCTCAGGGTTCCCAAAGTTGCAGTCTTTGTTCCACAATTAAACACTATCGGTGCAAATTCTTCCCTTGCTTCTTGCCCCTTCTTGCCTTTCAACACTAGCCACTCTTCTTCCTCTGGGAGCAGCACTTCCAACTCTTCAAAGTCTGACGAGTACAAGAATCCTGTCAAGATTATTAAAGAGGGAAGTGCTGTAGTTGTGGATGGAACAAATGGGGTGAATCATGTGTTGGATGAAACAAAGAGTGTCAAGGGTTTGGAGAATTatagtttttcttcttatttgttGTCAGAGAGTAGTAGCAAAGGAAAACAAGAAGGAGATTTGGTTGGgaaaaataattcaagaaaTGCAACTGTCACTCATTATGAGAAAATGCAGGATGGTTCACATGAGGAATGTGACATTTTTGATGGAAAGTGGGTAAGAGATGAATCAAAGCCATATTATCCTTTGGGGTCTTGTCCACATATTGATAGAGATTTTAACTGTCACCGGAATGGGAGGCCTGATGCAGAATATGTAAAATGGAGATGGCAGCCATATGGGTGCAAAATTCCAAG TTTGAATGCAACCGATTTTCTGGAGAGGTTGAGGGGACAGAGGCTGGTTTTTGTGGGGGATTCACTGAACAGGAACATGTGGGAGTCACTTGTATGCATTCTCCGTGAAAGCATCAGGAACAAGAAACGGGTATTTGAAATTTCGGGAAGAAGTGAATTTAAGAAGAAAGGTGTCTATTCTTTTAGATTTGAG GATTATAATTGTTCGGTGGACTTTGTTGCTTCGCCATTTATTGTTCAAGAGTCAACTTTCAAGTCCAAAAATGGATCATTTGAGACATTAAGACTGGATTTGATGGACATGACTAAGACCAGGTACCAAGATGCTAATATCATAGTCTTCAACACAGGGCATTGGTGGACCCATGATAAAACATCAAAAGG AGAAGATTATTATCAGGAAGGAAACCATGTACACGCAAGACTCAAGGTTCTGGATGCATACACCAGAGCCTTGACAACTTGGGCTAAATGGGTTGACAGAAAAATCAATGCCAATCAAACTCGGGTTTTCTTCCGAGGATACTCAGTCACCCATTTCTG GGGTGGGCAGTGGAATTCAGGAGGACAGTGCCATAAAGAAACTGAGCCAATATTAAATGAAACTTACTTACAAAAGTATCCTTCAAAAATGAGGGCTCTAGAAAGTGTGATCCAACATATGAAAACCCCAGTAGTGTATATGAATATAAGTAGGCTTACAGATTACAGAAAAGACGGGCATCCTTCAGTATACAGAAAGGAGTATAAGAAATCAATGGATCAGAACTCTACTGCACTATTCGAAGACTGCAGCCATTGGTGCTTGCCTGGGGTACCAGATACTTGGAATGAACTGCTATATGTTTCACTCTTAAAATATGGAACAGGAAATTGGAAAAGCTGA